Below is a genomic region from Criblamydia sequanensis CRIB-18.
TTTTTAGCTTGCATGAGAAGTTTATCGGTTCACAATCTACTCTTTCTGACTACAAAGAAAGAATGCTTAAGGTGATGCTCGGTCAAACAGAACCGTCTGAAGTGGTATTTCAAGATAGCCAAGTTTCCTTTGATGAAGAAATTAGCCGTACATTTGAAGGCCATAAAGAAAGCGACGTTGATTTAGAGTTGGGAGATCCCTCATTAACGCCTTCCAAAGAAAAAGAAGTGGACGACTCGGAAATTATTAGGGAAAGCGCCCCCTTAGCTCGGGCTCCAATTGAAACTCAAGAAAGAATGCCTGCGGAAGTACAAGAGAGCAGGCCGGCTCAATTATCGGTTTTAGAAACCTTGCTAAACGCATCTGAAAGCGAGGAATCGCTTGATAAGTATGTTCTATTTTCAGATAGTATCGACGGGGTTGAAAAATCTCTGGGGATTCTTGCAAAAGATATTACAGACCTTGCAGCAAGCACCGTTCAAAAAAATAAGGCAGCCATTGCTGAAACCATAGCTAAAACTGCAGGTCTTGGAAATAAAGCGGAAGGTGAGCTTGTAGATGCGATTCATCAAGTTGTGGGTGAAAGAGTCGAGGCTTCCGAGAAGTCCTTGCAGTACGCACAAACTTTAATTCAAAACACTCTTTTCCGAATCTTTGTCCTAACTGCTGAAGCGGAAGGAAAAGATCCTGATCTTTTAGCGGCCAAGGTCATTCATCGAATCACTTCTAGACTTGGAGAGCAAATTCCGGTTGTTGAAAAAGACATACGTGCGATTCTTGCAAGAGACGATCTTGCAGAAGAAGAAAAAAAAGTTGAAATTGCTAAACTATTTATTCCGGTAGCCCGTGAAATTTTGGGAGTGGCCGGTAAAAATTCAGACGGGTCCTTAAAAATTTGGAGCAGCCTTGGCATTGCTAGGGAATGGGAGCCTCTTGTTGAGTCTCAAGTCGAGCAAATTCTACCTCAATTCTTAAGCCGGCTTTATATGGATATGACAAGCTGGGTTAGAAGCGGCTCTAAAGTTGAGCCTGTCTTAGAAACTGTTGCATCAAATGTACCAACAGTTACAAAAAAACTGACAGACTTTATTGAAGCTTTTATACCTCTCTACGTTAAGCAAAATGCAAAACAAATCAATAAGCTTGTGATGAACAATGCTAATAAATATTTTGCCTACCTAAGTCCGGACGATAGAGCTAAACTTGGCTCCCTTATAGAAAGAAATATTGTGGCTGTTTCGCAAGAGGAAGGGATGAACCCGGCTTACCAAGCCGTTGCAGCTTATGCAAAAGGTTTTGTGACAAATGTTTTAGGTCAAGGCCTTATCAATTTAAATGAAGCCGAGAATATGGATAAAGTAAGAGACGTGAAGACCGGGGATACCCTCTTGAATCCGTTCCTTTTGAATATGTTTATATCGGTTATGAGCGAGTCTTCAGAACACTTTAAAAAGATTTCTAGCTTGCAAACAGCCGGAAAACCTTCTTATGCTCTCGATCACCAAGAATTGCTTAAAGAGTTTAATAAATCAGGCCTTTTGCACCAAGCTCTGGCATTCGACATGGATCCAACTAAATCAGAGGCTGAAAAACGTCAACAGCGACTTGAAAAATTCTTTAAGCCGCTCGCGGCCGATCTTCTTGCCATCGGGGGAAAAACGACTGTCCCGGATGATTTCCCGATGACTGAGATGCTGGATAAAGAAGAAGTTTGGACGACTTTTAAAGAGAAGATGCTGCCTGAGATGTTAATGGGTCTTTATGACGAACTCTTAAAACCTTCCAACATCCATAAGGTGATGGGGAATGTTATAGACTCTCTTTCTGAAACCTTAAATATGATTGATGAGAATGATGCAGAGGAAGAAAGAGAAGTCGCTACCTTAAAAAGCCTCAATCCGGCTCAAAGAGCCCTTAATGAAGAAGCAGGTAAGCTAATTCATAATCTTGTGGGCATGTTTCCGGTTTCTGCAACCAAGTTCTTATTCAGCGTTGGAAAAATCAATAAAATGTCGGCTGAAACTTTAGGGGCCAAAATTCTTGAACAAACTAATTCCAATTCTCTTGCGGACCTTGTGAATCATCTTTTAGCGGGCGTTGAGTTTTCTCTTCCAAGCGACCCTCCGAAAACAGAAGCTGAGATTAAAAGAGAAGAAAAAGCCTTAAGTCAAGAAGTTAAAGACAAGATGAGAAACTTAATTAGCAGCGAAGCTAAAAAACAAACTAGAAACTTTGTAAAAAATACCCTTAACAGTTGGAATAAATCTTTAGAGAGCTCGGTAGAAAAATACTTTGGAAAACCGGGTCTTGCCGTAAAGAATTTCTTCGGGTCCATCTTAAGCGGCATTTCAAGTTTTATTATGCCGGTTCTTAACTTTATTGTTTTCAAATGCCTATGGGTGATAGTGGACTGGTATATCGGCTTTAGAGTAAGCGAAGTTATGAAAGACACTTCCATGCCTATCCATGAGAATCTAGCTTTTCGAATGACCGAAAGAGTGGTCAAACAGATGAGAACTGAAGTGGATGCAACCCAAAAAGCTAAGGAAGAAGCGCTTCGCGCTGACAAGATACGAAAAAAAATGGATGAAGAAAAGTTGAAGCGGGAAAGAGAAGCAGCTCTCAGATCTCAGCTTGTCCATTAATTTTTTTCGTCGAAATCCTATATTAGACCTTTTTACGAAAACCTCTCATATAACTTGGTTCTCGCAATTCATAATTAGCGTAAATTTTAGCTTGTTGTCGATGGCCTGATCAAGTAAGTAGAGTCGTCCCGAACCGGAGAAAATCCTCCTACATGAGAGCCTTCTTTTGAAATTCGCAAAAGCGTTTTAATTATCAACAATTGTTTAGATCATGATAGAAAACTTCCTGAAATTTAAAAGGAAGTTATTGATGACCTGCCATTCATTAACCCCCTGGATATATAAGACTTGAATAATACACAATCGTTAGGTCCCTCATTTTTCATGGTTGGATTATAAAGGATTTGCTAAAATTTACGGCTTAAAACAGAAGAAAGTTGGGTAAAGCGATATCTTCTATTTGTGCTATGTTCAAATTGTTTTGGTCTTTCTTAATCAACTGATCCTAATTCCTATTATTTGATGAACATCGCTTTCTACTATTCGGGAGTAAGAAATCCTCAAGGGGTAAAGACTTTAAACTGGTTGTTTTCCCTTAGAGGCTCAGGCTGTGAGCCTTCTTCTTTATTACACCTTGCTCAAATGCTTGAGCTACCCGGCAATCTGTGTTTGGTCGATTTTCCAGGAAATAGCTTGCAATACAGAAGGAATCTTTAAAGATTATGATTGTCATGAGTGGTTTAATTTGATGATAGGGTAAGCGCTTTGAAAATCCGGGTGTTGTCAGGCCTTCTTTTGGGGAATTATCTCCCTTTTAACGAGAGAACTCGAAAACCATTTAGTTGGGTTTGTGGCTTTGAACTCGACCCCGAAATTATGGCTAGAACCCGCCGCAACATGTGCTAAGGAATATAACTTACCGGACTTTGATCCAAAAATGTAAACATTCATCCAGCATCCTTCTTAAGAAACATTCGATAGAATTATGGATGGTTACATTGCTATCTCCTTAATAATAAATAAGCAAAAAATGGGTAATTCAATTAGGTATAATTATGAATTTTGAAACAAATTCTTTTAGTATAGATAGAGATAGCTCTTTGGATATTTTCAAATGGGGACCGTATGTTTCTCATGTTGAGCCTGAACCTGTATCCAATATCCTTAATTCAAGCCCAAAATCCGTAAAACCTAAGAGATATCGTAGATCCTATAATACAAAAGATGAATCCCGTGTAAAAAAGGCTTGGTTTATATTTTTAGAATTGCTTCCCCGATTTATTTTGTTTAGATCACAAGAACAATTACTTTCGCAACGTTTTTTGAGGGAGATTGAGTTAGATGATGACAGTGATGTGATGCAAAAAATGAATGATTTGTTTTCAGACTTGCCTCATACAGAGGAACAACTGCTTAACCTTGATGGAAAGGTTAATATGTTTTATTCAAAAGAATTACATCCATCAGGTTCAATAGGTAAAATGATCCTTCTTGCTAAATCTTCTAGGGGGAAATATAAATTAACTCCTCACAAAACTCTTATGAACCGTATTTATGAAGAAGTGCAAAAGTTTAACACGGAAATTTGCGAACGCTGGGAAGTCTTTATTTTAAAGCATCATTTTAGACTTGTTAGTCAGGAAATAAGTGACTTTCAAAAAGGGTATAGACTTTCCAAGGTAACACTTAGGGAATCAAATCGAATTATTACATATGTATTAAATAAATATTTTCGTTCGAATTCACCTAAACTAAGAAGTTCTTTTTATCATCTTCTTAATCCGGCGGTACAACAATTAACAAATTGTGAAGAAAAACTAATTAGCGATTTGTGCGAGTTTGAAAAGAAAGAAATTGATATTCAAAATAGTGAGATTCAGCCTGAATTGAATAGACTTACTGCTGCTCGTGAGGCCTATTTGACAATTTTAGAGGATATTGGGGATGTGGTGGAAGAATCTATTCCTGAAATCAGAATAGAAGCTGAGAGATCAAGAGAACTCCTTATAAAGAAATTGGTAGGATTTGATCAATTTCTTACAGATAAAATGAACTCAACCCAAAGTGCCTTTGAGTCCCTGAGCCTCTCTTTGAAGGGGTACGATGACACAAGTGAGATATGCAGAAAGAGAATTGCAACTCTAAAGAAAGAAATCACGGAAAATGAAGATAAAATCAGAGTTCTTGAAACCAAGATTAGCGCCTTAAGAGAAGAGCAGCGATCTAAACTTACAGGGGTCATTTACCAACTTGAGGAAATGATAAAAGAACATAAATTATCCTATTCGGCAAGTCTCATTCAGCCCGGACAAGTTCCAAAAATGCAAAAAGGAATAATCAATAAAGAAACAAGAGAGAAGTTTTTTAAATTGATTAGGGAACGTGATTGTTTGACTTTAATTATAGAGACGGAACATTTTTCAAAAACAAGTGCTGAATATTATCAAGAGATTTCAGAATTGGAAGATGAAAATAAAAAAATGTTGGTACAAATCAAAGAAGAAGAGTTGAGTCTTGCTCAATGTGAAATGGGTAAATCTTGTGACTCATTTAGTTTTTCAGACAGTGAGGAGCAAATTCGCTGTCTCACGAATATTCAAGATTATTTTCGGGGATTTTTAAAAAAAGAATTATTATATAAAGAAGGTCCTTGCAAAAAAGAAAAACAGTCTTCCGAAGGAGAAAAAGAAATCTAACCAACTGTTCATCACATTTCTGATGGGTATCAATAACAAGGTAAAGACTAAGAACACAAGTTGAGATCGTTGAATGACCTCTAGCATAAAAAAAACTCTAAAATCGAGTCTGTAAATTTTTATCTGTAAAAAATGATTAACTGAATTTTAGTAAAAAGCCGGCACTTATAACTCTCCATAGCCAAAACCTCCTTAGGTCAGGGCGAAGTGCCCCTGGCTTTAGATATAAACTTCCAACCTGCTTAGCCAGATTTAAATTCCAACTACCGGCTTTTTTATAAAATTCCGACTTTTGAAACACATTGTATATATATTCTTTTTAAGCTATCCTAATTGACCTTAAAACCTTAAAAAAAATGTTATGACTCACCAAGAAAGACAGAAGTACCGCGTTGTTTCCCTGGGCTGCCGAACCAATCAATATGAAGGGCAAGCTTTTCAAGATCAATTAGAAGCCTCAGGCTTTAGTTTGGCAAGTCAAAATGAAGCTGCCGATATTTGTATTGTTAATACGTGTACTGTTACAGAACAGGCGGATTCGGCCAGTCGGCATGAAATAAAAAAACTAAAAAAAGAAAACCCCAACAGTAAAATTATTGTCACGGGTTGCTTTGCTGAGAATCATCCGGAAGACGCCGCTTCAATTGCCGGAGTCGATAAAGTCGTCTCAAATAAGGATAAGGAAAACCTTTTATCTCTTGTATACCCTGAGAAAGAATTTCCTGAATTCAGCGTTAAAAGATTTAATGCCAATACAAGAGCTTTTGTAAAAGTCCAAGATGGCTGTAACTCCTTTTGCAGCTATTGCATTATTCCCTATGTGAGAGGAAGGTCTCGCTCAAGATCTTTAGACGATATTCTAAAAGAAATTCAAGACCTGATCGATAATGGCTTTAAAGAGATTGTCTTAACCGGAATTAATATTGGAGACTTTGACGGCGGTTCGGAAAATCCACCTGTACGGCTTGCAGAACTTGTTCGAAAAGTTGACAGTATGGAAGGGATACATCGTATACGAGTTTCTTCAATTGATCCCGATGAAGTGGACGAAGACTTAGCCGACGCCATTTTAAACGGAAAAAAGACCTGCCATTCCATGCACGTCGTTCTTCAATCCGGCTCTAATGTTATTTTAAAGAGGATGAATCGAAAATATACAAGGCAAATCTTTTTTAAGACGGTGGATTTTTTAAGAAGCGAGAGTCCCGACTTTACTTTTACAACAGACATTATCGTCGGTTTCCCGGGTGAAACAGAAATAGACCATCTAGATACTTTATCTGCGATGAGAGAGGTCCGTTTTGCAAAAGTCCATATGTTTCCCTATAGTGATCGAGAAAGAACTAAGGCGTCATCCATGCCAAATAAAGTCTCTCCTTCCATTATCAGTCGAAGAAAACAAGAAGTCTTACGTTTATCCGAGAAGCTAAGTTTTGAGCTGAGAGAATCTTTTTTAGGCAGAGAAATGACAGTCTTAACAGAAAAAAGAGAAGGTCAGGGAAAGATAGAGGGGCATACCGAAAACTTTCTAAATGTTTTGATCCAATCGGACACACTTAAACCAAATGAGATTGTTCGTGTTAAATTAATTGAAAATACACCTGCCGGATTGATCGGAGAGCTTCTCTAGAATTTCGAAAGAAGTCCAATATTAAAAAGAAAAAATAGTTAAAGAATATGCATATCAGGATAAACGATCGTTTTCGCCCCTTCACAAGAAAGCCTGGAACACTTTTGCTTATCCCCGGCACTTCTTTAGGGGTTAAAATTTATCCTGCGAAACTTTTTTTCTTCGAGTTGGATTCTAAAACTCCAAATCCCTTATTTGAGATGGACTTAAATTTTGAGGGGATTGCGAGCCGTTTTTTAGCCCTTGCTGATCTAGAAAGAGGCAGAATCCAAGTACAGTTTAACACATCTCAAGGTGAAAGAGTGGTCTATCGATTGCTTAGAGAGGAGAATAAAATCCTATTTGTCTTCGATAAAAAACCAAGTTCACTTACCCTTTGGCTTAACAAAAACCCAACTATAGAAGAAGAGTTCTTTGTACTTCCCTACAGTCCGAAGGGCGAGCAAATTCCCGTCAAGGAGAGACTTTCTTTAGGTGTCAATAAAGCCCAAGATTTTGATAAAATTAAAGAGAGAAGCTCTTTAAAAGAGTTAATACCCCTTTGGTTTTTCCTTGGTAGTCTGACCCCGAGAGGCAAAGACCCTTTGCAGTCTTTCTCAAAAAAAGAAGAGCTTGAGGATTTCCTTGAGAAAACGCTTCAGCTAGAGTTTTCTGGGATTCTTGCCCCTGATGCTTCAAAAACCTCTTATCTAGCCCCTCATAATAAGCCCTTAGAACACTCTCCTTTTTCGATTTTAAACGAGGGCTATCTTCTTATTAAATCCCTCTTCATTCAGGAAACGGAAGACACCCTCTTCATTCTTCCTCATCTTCCTCCGTTTTGCAAGACAGGACGTCTTAAAGCTGCTCTAACTAATGGGTTTATAGAGCTTGAGTGGAGAAAACATAAGGTCTTAAAACTAATTTACCATTCTTTTGAGGATCAAAAACTCAACCTGAAGATGGGAACTCTTATCAAGCAATGTCGTTTTTCTGACTCAAAGGAAAGCAAAATTAACATTACTAACTTTCTTAATATTTCCTTTAAAAAAGGTCATTCTTATTACTTTGATAAATTTATCATTTAAAATACTATAAATTACCTCAAAAAAATGATAAACTTATCTTGGAGGTAATTATGGTGTTTTTACCTAAGGATTTGCCTGCTCCCTTACAAAAAAAGCTATCGGTTTTGTCGGAAACAGAAGTCGTTCAGCGACTTAAGGAATCCAATGAAGACCTTGAGCTTTTCCTCTCCGCGGCCTCCGTTGATAAGGCTTGGGCAAATGATAGAAAAGCTTTTGTCTTACATAAAAAATTAATCCAAGTCATCCCTTTTTCAAATAGCCGGACTGCTTTAAAGATTCTGGAAATTTGCGAATCCTCCGATTTTTTCTTTGATCGATTTAAAGAAATTGCGGGCTCTTCAAAAGAACTTATGAAAAGCTGCTTAAAATCAGCTTTGAAAAATCCCAAGTGGTTGCAGGAACATGCCAAAATTCGAAATCAACTGGTTGAAGTTTGTTTCAACCATCAATTTAACCGGGGAAAAATTTCTTCAGCTTTAAATAAGTTGGTTCAAAGCCAGGACTTCTTTCTTGAAGGGTCCGCTGATAAACTAATAGAAGAGGCTATAAGGAATAAGGATGATAATTTAGCTGCTTTTTTAATCGAGAAAAAAGCTTTTGTTCAACCGGCAGTAAAAGAAGAGCTTTTTTCTCTTTTAATTCAATCGGGTAAAGCAGAGCTTGTTGAATCGGTAAAGATCCTCTTAAAGCTTATTTTGCTTCGTTCTATTGAAGATAGACCTCGAGACATAATGAAAGAATTACTCTTCCATTATGATTATTTGATTCGGTTTGATAAAAAAGAAATTGAAAAACAAAAGAAGAGCCTGCTTATCGTAAAGTTATGTGCTGCTGCAGGTTTCAAACAGGAAGAGAGCAAACCATCCCAAACAACTTCCTTCTTAAGAAAAGATAGCCTTCAAATCGAAAGAGAGAGAGTCCTTGAACCCGTAAAGAAAAAGGCGGAAGATTTAAGCATAGGGTATGAAGCTTTTCATGCGCTTCCGGAAGAGGAAGTTCTAAAAAAAATATCTTCTTCAAAAGAACTTATAAAATTGGTGGAATGGCTTAAATACACACCTTTAGCAAAAACATGGCTTGAAGAGCATCCAAGAGTACTAAATATTATAAAAAATGAATTAAGCAACGCCAAGTTGATTGATCAAAAAAAAGAGTTTTTTAGCGTTCTCCATACCTTAAAAATCCTAGAAAATAAGGATTATCAAATCTTATTA
It encodes:
- the mtaB gene encoding tRNA (N(6)-L-threonylcarbamoyladenosine(37)-C(2))-methylthiotransferase MtaB, which translates into the protein MTHQERQKYRVVSLGCRTNQYEGQAFQDQLEASGFSLASQNEAADICIVNTCTVTEQADSASRHEIKKLKKENPNSKIIVTGCFAENHPEDAASIAGVDKVVSNKDKENLLSLVYPEKEFPEFSVKRFNANTRAFVKVQDGCNSFCSYCIIPYVRGRSRSRSLDDILKEIQDLIDNGFKEIVLTGINIGDFDGGSENPPVRLAELVRKVDSMEGIHRIRVSSIDPDEVDEDLADAILNGKKTCHSMHVVLQSGSNVILKRMNRKYTRQIFFKTVDFLRSESPDFTFTTDIIVGFPGETEIDHLDTLSAMREVRFAKVHMFPYSDRERTKASSMPNKVSPSIISRRKQEVLRLSEKLSFELRESFLGREMTVLTEKREGQGKIEGHTENFLNVLIQSDTLKPNEIVRVKLIENTPAGLIGELL